In one Roseburia intestinalis L1-82 genomic region, the following are encoded:
- the pta gene encoding phosphate acetyltransferase codes for MFGFGQLIDILKKDPKKIVFTEGDDPRILEAASRLLAGTFLHPILIGNPDKIAAEAEECGFNIRGAEIIDPTNYDRMDEMVDLFCELRKSKGVTPEQARGILSQANYFGTMLVKMGVADALLGGATYSTADTVRPALQLIKTKPGNTIVSSCFIMVRPAATGENEVLAMGDCAINIHPTEDELVEIAGETAQCAKIFGVDPKVAFLSYSTLGSGKGEDVDKMRNAAAKAKAKYPDLPIEGELQFDAAVSPRVARTKCPGNPVAGHANTFIFPEISAGNIGYKIAQRLGNFEAYGPILLGLNAPINDLSRGCNAAEVYSMAIITAALA; via the coding sequence ATGTTTGGATTTGGACAACTGATCGACATCTTAAAAAAAGATCCTAAGAAAATCGTGTTTACAGAGGGCGATGATCCTCGTATTTTAGAGGCAGCTTCCCGCCTGTTAGCAGGAACATTCCTTCATCCGATCTTAATCGGTAATCCGGATAAAATTGCTGCTGAAGCGGAAGAGTGCGGTTTTAATATCCGTGGAGCAGAGATCATTGATCCGACTAATTATGACAGAATGGATGAGATGGTAGATTTATTCTGTGAACTTCGTAAGAGCAAAGGTGTGACACCGGAGCAGGCAAGAGGTATTCTTTCCCAGGCAAACTACTTCGGAACCATGCTTGTAAAAATGGGCGTTGCTGATGCACTTCTCGGTGGAGCAACCTATTCAACAGCAGATACCGTACGTCCGGCATTACAGCTGATCAAGACAAAACCGGGCAACACAATCGTATCTTCCTGCTTTATCATGGTACGTCCTGCAGCTACCGGTGAGAACGAAGTTCTTGCAATGGGTGACTGTGCAATCAACATCCATCCGACAGAGGATGAGTTAGTTGAGATCGCAGGTGAGACAGCACAGTGTGCAAAGATTTTCGGTGTTGATCCGAAGGTTGCATTCTTAAGCTACTCTACACTTGGTTCTGGTAAAGGTGAGGATGTAGATAAGATGCGTAATGCTGCAGCCAAAGCCAAAGCAAAATATCCGGATCTTCCAATCGAGGGAGAACTTCAGTTCGATGCAGCAGTTTCTCCTCGTGTAGCACGTACCAAATGCCCGGGCAATCCGGTTGCAGGTCATGCAAACACATTTATCTTCCCGGAGATCAGTGCCGGAAACATCGGTTACAAGATCGCACAGCGTCTTGGTAATTTCGAGGCTTATGGTCCGATCTTACTTGGATTAAATGCTCCGATCAACGATCTGTCCCGTGGATGTAATGCAGCAGAAGTTTATTCTATGGCTATCATCACTGCAGCACTTGCATAA
- a CDS encoding site-specific integrase: MNRLQDELNMPHFSLHKLRHYFASYMSSLNIPEADILEMGGWETDYVMKNVYRHTMKDKLKTSQDKASDALSKILF; this comes from the coding sequence ATGAACAGGTTACAGGACGAATTAAATATGCCCCATTTCTCACTCCACAAACTCCGTCACTATTTTGCGTCCTACATGTCATCTTTAAATATTCCAGAAGCAGATATTCTTGAGATGGGCGGATGGGAAACAGATTATGTTATGAAAAATGTATACCGCCATACTATGAAAGATAAATTAAAAACCTCTCAGGACAAAGCATCCGATGCATTGTCAAAGATATTATTTTAG
- a CDS encoding transposase: MKSVYKIPQKIKCLTDERKRKSIPLFNIVMPVLLFLMLQYESFHTIFSAPESMSKRLKNCISGRIPKVDAVRDLLSRINPDEIRSIHEEMIDIIKRNRVFREGTIGGYVVAGLDGVELFSSTKKSCPNCLSRKKHTGETEYFYRSVVCMIIGKSPHVILGQEMLKPRDGSGKDEGELTGGKRLIERLKKRHGHFADVIVADALYLNAPFINTLKENGLEGVIRLKDERRMIFQDAERLFKQDEGKKASFWKGKKKIEVWDLSGFKMEGCPYKLRVVRYHEQWEENGKETERFMWLVTTLEAADYRVLWEMMHRRWDIEENGFHQLKTYYHAKHCYCRDAVETIFNLIIIGFNVRELYLYRRSRNFAGSGISRKSINRIFCDELLTEKVKQILCEKGG; encoded by the coding sequence ATGAAGAGTGTATATAAAATCCCGCAAAAAATCAAGTGTTTAACGGACGAAAGAAAAAGAAAATCTATTCCATTGTTTAACATTGTCATGCCGGTACTGCTTTTTCTGATGCTGCAGTATGAAAGTTTCCATACCATTTTTTCAGCCCCTGAAAGCATGTCGAAAAGACTGAAAAACTGTATCAGTGGAAGGATTCCAAAAGTTGATGCAGTCCGCGACCTTCTCTCCAGAATAAACCCGGATGAAATACGCAGCATACATGAAGAAATGATTGATATCATAAAACGTAACCGGGTATTCCGGGAAGGAACGATAGGCGGATATGTTGTGGCAGGTCTCGATGGTGTGGAATTATTCAGCAGTACAAAAAAATCCTGTCCGAACTGTCTGAGCCGAAAAAAACACACAGGGGAAACCGAATACTTTTACCGGAGTGTGGTGTGCATGATTATAGGTAAATCGCCACACGTAATTCTGGGGCAGGAAATGTTAAAACCAAGGGATGGTTCTGGGAAAGACGAAGGAGAACTGACAGGCGGAAAAAGGTTGATTGAGCGGCTGAAGAAACGGCATGGACATTTTGCGGATGTGATTGTGGCGGATGCGTTATATCTGAATGCTCCATTTATCAACACTCTGAAGGAAAATGGTCTGGAAGGGGTGATACGCCTGAAAGACGAAAGAAGAATGATTTTTCAGGATGCAGAGCGTCTGTTCAAACAGGATGAGGGAAAAAAGGCATCTTTCTGGAAAGGGAAAAAGAAGATTGAAGTATGGGATCTTTCTGGTTTTAAGATGGAAGGGTGTCCATATAAACTGCGTGTGGTGCGGTATCATGAGCAGTGGGAAGAAAATGGAAAAGAAACAGAGCGTTTCATGTGGCTTGTAACGACTCTGGAAGCGGCAGACTACCGAGTCTTATGGGAAATGATGCACCGCAGGTGGGACATTGAGGAGAATGGTTTCCATCAATTGAAAACGTATTACCACGCAAAGCACTGTTACTGTCGAGATGCGGTTGAAACCATATTTAATCTGATAATCATAGGCTTTAATGTAAGAGAGTTATATTTGTACCGAAGAAGCCGGAACTTTGCAGGAAGTGGTATAAGCCGAAAGAGCATAAACCGGATTTTTTGCGATGAGCTGCTAACAGAAAAAGTGAAACAGATTTTATGTGAAAAAGGCGGATAG
- a CDS encoding tyrosine-type recombinase/integrase gives MKIEKLPSGSYRIRKMYKGQMYTVVFNEKPTQKEAMQAMAAEPDKIKSKKYHLTFTEAAQQYTETKEHVLSPKTVKEYLEIPSRLTDDFTNKPIYDITQIDIQKEINILAKTLAPKTIRNYHGFISSVLGMFRPEMNISTTLPQKIKNEPYIPTDEDIKRLLQAAQGSMFEIPIKLACYGLRRSEICSLTIDDLNGNTLAIDSAKVLDKNNQWVEKQTKTTASTREIVISPPISRFNP, from the coding sequence ATGAAAATCGAAAAACTCCCAAGCGGCTCTTACCGGATCAGAAAAATGTACAAAGGGCAAATGTACACAGTTGTGTTTAATGAGAAACCAACACAGAAAGAAGCTATGCAGGCTATGGCTGCAGAACCGGATAAAATAAAAAGTAAAAAATACCATCTAACATTCACAGAAGCTGCCCAGCAATACACAGAAACCAAAGAACATGTGCTCAGTCCTAAGACCGTAAAAGAATACCTTGAAATACCCAGCAGACTCACAGACGATTTTACAAATAAACCTATATACGATATTACGCAAATCGATATTCAAAAAGAAATCAATATCCTGGCAAAAACGCTTGCGCCTAAGACAATTCGTAATTACCATGGCTTTATATCATCCGTTTTGGGAATGTTTCGACCGGAAATGAATATTTCCACAACCCTGCCCCAAAAAATCAAAAATGAGCCGTATATCCCCACTGATGAGGATATAAAACGATTATTACAGGCTGCGCAGGGCAGCATGTTTGAGATTCCTATCAAACTCGCCTGTTATGGTTTACGTCGTTCAGAAATATGCTCTCTGACCATAGATGATCTAAACGGAAACACGCTCGCGATTGATTCTGCCAAAGTGCTGGATAAAAATAATCAATGGGTGGAAAAGCAGACAAAGACAACTGCAAGTACCCGCGAGATTGTCATATCCCCCCCAATTAGCCGATTTAATCCGTGA
- a CDS encoding sodium:proton antiporter, whose product MKKLFALCGSIATMLLFTPLTILAAESGESSTATVPIWLCIPFAGLLLCIAVLPLVKPEWWEKNQPLAVAVWSLLFIIPFAVTYSAGDAVETVLECILNDYLTFIVLLFGLFCVAGNITLEGDLAGSPRVNVIFLAIGTLLSSCIGTTGASMLMVRPMIKMNSWRQHKSHIMVFFIFLISNMGGCLTPIGDPPLLMGFMRGVPFFWSLHLFPILIFNMVILLTVFYLLDRHNYRKDIANGRKPDISKAGTTLKIDGLHNIIFLIMIVAAVILSGTLPNLAAFQDAAGNVRGIRVFREVTLGFPSIIEVAIILLAALLSFKTTDSQIRTSNHFTWGAIKEVAVLFIGIFITMQPALMLLKSMGPELGLSKPLEMFWATGALSSFLDNTPTYLVFLTTAGTLGFTQGIATTVGTIPVKMLTAISCGAVFMGANTYIGNAPNFMVKSISDENGVRMPSFFGYLLWSIVSLVPVFIIDTLVFFL is encoded by the coding sequence ATGAAAAAGTTATTTGCTCTTTGTGGAAGCATTGCAACTATGCTGCTTTTCACACCGCTAACGATTCTCGCAGCAGAATCCGGCGAAAGCAGTACTGCAACAGTTCCGATATGGCTTTGTATCCCATTTGCCGGTCTGTTACTCTGTATCGCAGTACTTCCGCTTGTAAAACCGGAATGGTGGGAGAAAAACCAGCCGCTTGCCGTAGCCGTATGGTCCCTGTTATTTATCATTCCGTTTGCAGTGACCTATAGTGCCGGAGATGCGGTCGAAACAGTACTTGAGTGTATTTTAAACGATTACCTGACTTTTATCGTCCTGTTATTTGGTCTGTTCTGTGTTGCCGGTAACATCACTTTAGAAGGCGATCTCGCAGGTTCCCCGCGCGTCAACGTAATCTTCCTTGCGATCGGTACCTTACTTTCCAGCTGTATCGGTACAACCGGTGCCAGTATGTTAATGGTACGTCCAATGATCAAGATGAACTCCTGGCGTCAGCACAAGAGTCACATTATGGTATTTTTTATCTTCCTGATCTCGAATATGGGAGGATGCTTAACCCCGATCGGTGATCCGCCACTTTTAATGGGATTTATGCGTGGTGTTCCGTTCTTCTGGAGCCTGCATCTGTTCCCGATCTTAATCTTTAATATGGTAATTTTACTGACTGTATTCTATCTCTTAGACCGTCACAATTACCGCAAAGATATTGCAAACGGCAGAAAACCGGATATCAGCAAAGCCGGTACCACATTAAAGATCGATGGTCTGCACAACATTATTTTCCTTATTATGATCGTTGCTGCTGTTATTTTAAGTGGAACTCTTCCGAACCTTGCAGCATTTCAGGATGCAGCCGGAAACGTTCGCGGTATCCGTGTATTCCGTGAGGTGACACTTGGTTTTCCTTCTATTATTGAGGTTGCCATCATCCTGCTTGCCGCTTTATTATCTTTTAAAACAACAGACTCTCAGATCCGTACCAGTAACCACTTTACCTGGGGTGCGATCAAAGAAGTTGCCGTTCTTTTCATCGGTATCTTTATTACCATGCAGCCGGCACTGATGCTTCTGAAATCCATGGGACCGGAGCTTGGTCTTTCCAAACCGCTTGAGATGTTCTGGGCAACCGGTGCACTTTCCAGTTTCCTTGATAACACACCGACCTACCTGGTATTCCTGACAACTGCAGGTACGCTTGGTTTCACACAGGGTATTGCAACCACGGTCGGAACAATTCCGGTCAAAATGCTTACCGCGATTTCCTGTGGTGCCGTATTCATGGGTGCAAATACTTATATCGGAAATGCACCAAACTTTATGGTAAAATCCATCTCTGATGAAAACGGTGTGCGCATGCCATCCTTCTTCGGATACTTATTATGGTCAATCGTATCTTTAGTTCCGGTGTTTATCATTGACACTCTGGTATTCTTTTTATAA
- a CDS encoding cytidylate kinase-like family protein: protein MENNIETSRALATRIYDLDSEVYRLVGSSLGRTFTGDKETSIRNLTTLISTHPQGHLLRSEIALIGNMARTIRNKEDRSRMMHEYNEILHQIAELPESFGSVDILDQNLASLNTSNLHQKFSKDDHLIICIGRTHGSAGTDIGFALADALKINYYDVEIFNRVLERLEAEKDSVTDRDSFTSKLNQVAKHDTSAKRFLKDFSRYHGLPKKDAVFFNQSDLIVEMAKKEDFIVMGRCADVILTNNRIPHISIFITAPFEQRVRRMMEVNNLPLKEAVRRLKKIDKGHEQYYHFYTGRKWGDAVNYDLCINSACYGIEESVELIERMIDIHPEK from the coding sequence ATGGAAAATAATATCGAAACATCACGGGCACTTGCTACCCGCATTTATGATCTCGACAGTGAAGTTTACCGTCTGGTAGGTTCTTCCCTTGGACGCACTTTTACCGGCGACAAAGAAACAAGTATTCGTAACCTGACAACCCTGATCTCCACACATCCACAGGGACACCTGCTCCGCAGTGAGATCGCTTTAATCGGTAATATGGCGCGTACGATCCGTAACAAAGAGGATCGCAGCCGTATGATGCACGAGTACAATGAGATTTTACATCAGATCGCAGAACTGCCGGAAAGTTTTGGTTCGGTTGATATCCTTGACCAGAACCTTGCTTCCTTAAATACATCCAACCTGCACCAGAAGTTTTCCAAAGACGATCATCTGATCATCTGCATCGGAAGAACACACGGAAGCGCCGGTACGGATATTGGTTTCGCGCTTGCGGATGCATTAAAGATCAACTACTACGATGTTGAAATTTTCAACCGTGTATTAGAGCGTTTAGAGGCAGAAAAAGATTCCGTCACAGACCGTGACAGCTTTACATCAAAGCTTAACCAGGTTGCAAAACATGATACCAGTGCAAAACGTTTCTTAAAAGATTTCAGCCGTTATCACGGCCTGCCGAAGAAAGATGCCGTATTTTTCAACCAGAGCGATCTGATCGTGGAAATGGCAAAAAAAGAAGACTTTATCGTAATGGGCCGCTGTGCGGATGTGATTCTGACAAACAACCGTATCCCGCACATCAGTATCTTCATCACCGCTCCGTTTGAACAGCGTGTGCGCCGTATGATGGAGGTAAACAATCTTCCACTCAAGGAAGCCGTCCGCCGTTTGAAAAAGATTGATAAAGGACATGAGCAGTACTATCATTTTTATACCGGACGTAAATGGGGAGATGCCGTAAACTATGATCTTTGTATCAACAGTGCATGCTACGGTATCGAAGAATCCGTAGAACTGATTGAGCGTATGATCGATATCCATCCGGAGAAGTAG
- a CDS encoding MATE family efflux transporter: protein MLKFVIQKDCAEMRINMEQPIFTREDLKKLIIPLIIEQMLALSIGLFDTLMVSSCGEASVSGVSLVDSISVLLIQILSALATGGAVVCSQYLGKKMPEKAKLSAGQLMFIMLTSSGTVMILVLFLHRFLLRTIFGQIEADVMDAAQIYFLISAISYPFLGVYNAGAALFRSIGNSKISMYTSLVMNVINIGGNAILIYGAGIGVMGAALATLIARMVSALVMVVLLSKKDNPLCIATPGCMRPQKDVIGKILKIGIPSGIENGMFQIGKLLVSSLTATFGTAAIAANAVANSIAGFANIPGIAIGLAMVTVIGRCIGAGEKEQAKWYSRKLLGLAYGGMCLTDITLLILVRPMVGCFSLSGEAFAITVQLLQTFSICAMLIWPLSFALPNVLRAAGDAKYTMEVSVFSMWVFRVASSYFFAGTLKMGVLGVWIGMYVDWVFRSLLFVIRYKRGKWLNKRVV, encoded by the coding sequence ATGCTCAAATTTGTGATACAAAAAGACTGTGCAGAAATGAGGATTAATATGGAACAACCGATTTTTACAAGAGAGGATTTGAAAAAACTGATCATACCGCTGATCATAGAGCAGATGCTGGCTTTAAGCATCGGTCTGTTTGATACCCTGATGGTGTCTTCCTGTGGAGAGGCTTCCGTTTCCGGTGTATCACTCGTAGACAGCATCAGTGTGTTATTGATTCAGATACTGTCGGCACTTGCGACAGGCGGGGCCGTTGTGTGCAGCCAGTATCTCGGTAAAAAGATGCCGGAGAAAGCAAAACTTTCTGCGGGACAGCTGATGTTTATCATGCTCACATCATCCGGAACAGTAATGATTCTGGTATTATTTTTACATCGTTTTTTATTGCGTACAATTTTCGGACAGATTGAAGCAGATGTGATGGATGCGGCTCAGATTTATTTTTTGATCTCGGCGATATCTTATCCGTTTCTCGGTGTGTATAACGCCGGGGCGGCACTTTTCCGAAGTATTGGAAACAGTAAGATCAGTATGTACACCAGCCTTGTCATGAATGTGATTAACATTGGCGGCAATGCGATCCTGATTTATGGTGCTGGAATCGGTGTAATGGGAGCAGCGCTTGCGACACTGATCGCAAGAATGGTGTCTGCACTTGTCATGGTCGTGTTATTATCGAAAAAAGATAATCCGCTCTGCATCGCGACACCGGGCTGTATGCGTCCACAGAAAGATGTGATCGGAAAAATCTTAAAGATCGGTATTCCAAGCGGTATTGAAAATGGGATGTTTCAGATCGGTAAACTTCTGGTGTCAAGCCTGACGGCAACGTTTGGAACGGCTGCGATCGCCGCAAATGCCGTGGCAAACAGTATTGCCGGGTTTGCCAATATTCCGGGGATTGCGATCGGGCTTGCGATGGTGACAGTGATCGGACGCTGCATTGGTGCCGGGGAAAAAGAGCAGGCGAAATGGTACAGCAGAAAACTGTTAGGGCTTGCATATGGAGGTATGTGTTTGACCGACATAACGTTATTGATTCTGGTCCGTCCGATGGTTGGGTGTTTTTCACTGTCCGGCGAGGCGTTTGCAATCACGGTGCAGCTTTTGCAGACTTTTTCCATCTGTGCCATGCTCATCTGGCCGCTCAGTTTTGCGCTTCCGAACGTTTTGCGTGCAGCGGGGGATGCGAAATATACCATGGAAGTCAGCGTGTTTTCCATGTGGGTATTCCGTGTTGCAAGTAGCTATTTCTTTGCAGGAACGCTGAAAATGGGCGTGCTTGGCGTGTGGATCGGAATGTATGTGGACTGGGTGTTCCGCTCACTCTTATTTGTAATACGGTATAAGCGGGGAAAGTGGCTCAATAAGCGTGTTGTATAG